The following are encoded together in the Gemmatimonadaceae bacterium genome:
- a CDS encoding acetyl-CoA C-acyltransferase — translation MASPDHTPVIVAAKRTAIGKYLGGLSSLTGPQLGGHAIAAALAASGVPAELVEEVIMGHVLQGGTGQAPARQAALLGGVPVTASALAINKVCGSGLKAVMLAAQAIKAGDRQILVAGGQESMSNAPHYMYGIRGGIKLGDQTLVDGMIRDGLYCASYHCHMGGHAEHTAVKGGVSRADQDAFAAESHQKAVRAQAAGKFADEIAPVSIPGRKGATVVAADESPRADTTAESLAALKVAFAKDAPGELTPAELSVTAGNASSLNDGGAAMVVTSESVARAHGLNILARISGYATGAVDPKELFFAPVTAVQNLMKKQGTTIGDYGLIEANEAFASQALADGRALGWDWDRVNVNGGAIALGHPIGASGARVLVTLLHAMIDRNVATGLATLCLGGGDAVALSVERA, via the coding sequence ATGGCATCCCCTGACCACACCCCCGTCATCGTCGCCGCCAAGCGGACGGCCATCGGGAAGTACCTCGGCGGACTCAGCAGTCTGACCGGACCCCAGCTCGGCGGACACGCCATCGCCGCGGCCCTCGCGGCCAGTGGCGTGCCGGCCGAGCTGGTCGAGGAAGTGATCATGGGCCATGTCCTGCAGGGTGGGACTGGCCAGGCCCCCGCCCGGCAGGCCGCCCTCCTCGGGGGCGTCCCGGTCACGGCCTCGGCACTCGCCATCAACAAGGTCTGCGGCTCGGGACTCAAGGCCGTCATGCTCGCCGCCCAGGCCATCAAGGCCGGCGACCGGCAGATCCTCGTCGCGGGCGGCCAGGAGAGCATGTCGAACGCGCCGCACTACATGTACGGCATCCGCGGCGGCATCAAGCTCGGGGACCAGACGCTCGTGGACGGCATGATCCGCGACGGCCTGTACTGCGCCAGCTATCACTGCCACATGGGCGGCCACGCCGAGCACACTGCGGTGAAGGGCGGCGTGAGCCGCGCGGACCAGGATGCCTTCGCGGCGGAGAGCCACCAGAAGGCCGTGCGCGCTCAGGCGGCAGGCAAGTTCGCCGACGAGATCGCGCCCGTCAGCATCCCCGGCCGGAAGGGGGCGACCGTCGTCGCCGCCGACGAGAGCCCGCGCGCCGACACCACGGCCGAGTCGCTCGCCGCGCTCAAGGTGGCGTTCGCGAAGGACGCCCCCGGGGAACTCACCCCCGCCGAGCTCTCCGTCACCGCCGGCAACGCGTCGTCGCTGAACGATGGTGGTGCGGCCATGGTCGTCACCAGCGAGTCCGTTGCCCGCGCCCACGGCCTGAACATCCTCGCCCGCATCAGCGGCTACGCCACCGGTGCCGTCGATCCCAAGGAGCTGTTCTTCGCGCCGGTCACCGCCGTGCAGAACCTCATGAAGAAGCAGGGCACCACCATCGGCGACTACGGCCTGATCGAGGCCAACGAGGCCTTCGCGTCGCAGGCGCTGGCCGACGGACGCGCACTCGGCTGGGACTGGGATCGTGTCAACGTGAACGGTGGCGCGATCGCGCTCGGGCATCCCATCGGGGCCAGCGGCGCCCGCGTGCTCGTCACGCTGCTGCATGCGATGATCGATCGCAACGTGGCCACCGGCCTGGCGACGCTCTGCCTTGGCGGTGGCGACGCCGTCGCGCTGTCGGTCGAGCGGGCCTGA
- a CDS encoding CPBP family intramembrane metalloprotease has translation MSDTLLDRAVYDRPGHLRWGWRIVLFLLAGIAASNVGVPLVQMLLPAVVTPWVNAALQCAAVAVATWYAVSSLEHGGWARVALDLRAWRPSLLLAGAAVGAVAIGVPIALLVLRGDLTFTDAPAGGVLRALLLSVVILAPAAMTEELMFRGYPFVVLRERWGWPVAVALTSVTFGALHLGNPGVTPLAIANVVSAGVFLAGVRLVTGSLAAAWAAHFAWNWTMSAGFHTAVSGLPFETPGYRLVDSGPDWLSGGAWGPEGGVVAAVGMIGTFTVLSQVTKRSRRAAPGLAAPTPVSFNTAGPLDRREHQA, from the coding sequence GTGAGCGACACGCTCCTCGATCGCGCGGTGTACGACCGGCCCGGCCACCTGCGCTGGGGCTGGCGCATCGTGCTCTTCCTGCTGGCCGGCATCGCCGCGTCGAACGTCGGCGTGCCGCTGGTGCAGATGCTGCTGCCCGCCGTCGTGACACCGTGGGTGAATGCGGCGCTGCAGTGCGCGGCGGTTGCGGTGGCGACCTGGTACGCCGTCTCGTCGCTCGAGCACGGCGGCTGGGCACGGGTGGCGCTCGACCTGCGAGCGTGGCGTCCGTCGCTGCTGCTCGCCGGTGCGGCGGTCGGTGCGGTGGCGATCGGTGTGCCGATCGCGCTGCTGGTGCTCCGCGGTGACCTCACCTTCACCGACGCGCCGGCCGGCGGCGTGCTGCGCGCGCTGCTCCTCTCGGTCGTGATCCTCGCCCCCGCAGCGATGACCGAGGAACTCATGTTCCGCGGCTACCCCTTCGTGGTGTTGCGGGAGCGCTGGGGGTGGCCGGTGGCCGTCGCCCTCACGTCGGTCACCTTCGGGGCGCTGCACCTCGGCAACCCCGGGGTGACGCCGCTGGCCATCGCGAACGTCGTCAGTGCCGGGGTGTTCCTCGCGGGCGTGCGACTCGTCACTGGAAGCCTGGCGGCGGCGTGGGCCGCGCACTTCGCGTGGAACTGGACCATGTCGGCCGGATTCCACACCGCGGTGAGCGGGCTGCCGTTCGAGACGCCCGGCTACCGCCTGGTGGACTCCGGCCCGGACTGGCTGTCGGGCGGGGCGTGGGGCCCCGAGGGTGGCGTGGTCGCCGCCGTCGGGATGATCGGCACCTTCACGGTGCTCTCGCAGGTCACGAAGCGTTCGCGGCGCGCGGCCCCCGGCCTCGCAGCGCCCACCCCGGTTTCATTCAACACGGCCGGTCCGCTGGACCGCCGGGAGCACCAGGCATGA
- a CDS encoding 3-hydroxybutyryl-CoA dehydrogenase, producing the protein MNDRIAVIGAGQMGNGIAHVFAQAGFPVTIIDVSAAALERGLTTITKNLDRQVKKGIIDAGAQAATLARLTTDTSLDAAAGATVIIEAATENVALKFDIFTKLDAIAAEGAILASNTSSISITQIAARTRRPADVIGMHFMNPVPVMQLVEVIRGIATSDETTARTVALAKAVGKAPCEANDFPGFIANRILMPMINEAFYCLMEGVGTAESIDTVMKLGMNHPMGPLTLADFIGLDTCVAILDVLHDGIGDPKYRACPLLRKYVDAGWLGRKSGRGVYTYPAA; encoded by the coding sequence ATGAACGACCGCATCGCGGTCATCGGCGCAGGGCAGATGGGCAACGGCATCGCCCACGTCTTCGCGCAGGCGGGCTTTCCCGTCACCATCATCGACGTCAGCGCCGCCGCGCTCGAACGCGGCCTCACGACCATCACCAAGAACCTCGACCGGCAGGTGAAGAAGGGCATCATCGATGCCGGGGCCCAGGCCGCGACCCTCGCGCGCCTCACCACCGACACGTCACTCGATGCCGCCGCCGGCGCCACCGTCATCATCGAGGCCGCCACCGAGAACGTGGCGCTCAAGTTCGACATCTTCACGAAGCTCGACGCCATCGCCGCGGAAGGTGCGATCCTGGCCAGCAACACCAGCTCCATCAGCATCACGCAGATCGCCGCCCGCACGCGGCGGCCGGCCGACGTGATCGGGATGCACTTCATGAACCCGGTGCCGGTGATGCAGCTGGTGGAGGTCATCCGCGGCATCGCCACCAGCGACGAGACCACCGCGCGCACCGTCGCCCTGGCGAAGGCCGTCGGCAAGGCGCCCTGCGAGGCGAACGACTTCCCGGGCTTCATCGCCAACCGCATCCTGATGCCGATGATCAACGAGGCCTTCTACTGCCTGATGGAAGGCGTGGGGACGGCTGAGTCGATCGACACCGTGATGAAGCTCGGCATGAACCACCCCATGGGGCCGCTCACGCTCGCGGACTTCATCGGCCTCGACACCTGCGTCGCCATCCTCGACGTGCTGCACGACGGCATCGGTGACCCGAAGTACCGCGCCTGCCCGCTGCTCCGGAAGTACGTCGATGCGGGCTGGCTGGGGCGCAAGAGCGGCCGCGGCGTCTACACCTACCCGGCAGCCTGA
- a CDS encoding acyl-CoA dehydrogenase family protein has protein sequence MFPSPAIFPQTEEQREIVRTAREFATAEITPFTAQWDRDSHFEPTLVKKLGDLGFLGMLIPEQYDGLGLDALSYLMALEEISTHDASVGVMMSVHNSLPTQMILNYGSEAQKQRWLPPMARGELLGAFALSEPGAGSDASSLTTQAVRDGDDWIITGSKSWVTSGTHAGVILCMARTDTPDARKGSKGISTFILTPDLPGFAVGRKEEKLGMRASPTVMLNFDGMRVPGDRLVGAEGMGFIYAMQSLDHGRLGIAAQSLGIATAAAEAARAYAGERRQFDTPIKDFQAVQFKLADMASRITAARALLHATARAKDAGQPITQYGAMCKLLASETAMWTTTNAIQVFGGYGYVSDYPVERLFRDAKVTEIYEGTSEVQRIVIARELYPRT, from the coding sequence ATGTTCCCGTCACCCGCGATCTTCCCGCAGACGGAGGAGCAGCGCGAGATCGTGCGCACCGCCCGCGAGTTCGCCACCGCCGAGATCACGCCGTTCACGGCCCAGTGGGACCGCGACAGCCACTTCGAGCCCACGCTCGTGAAGAAGCTCGGTGACCTGGGCTTCCTCGGCATGCTCATCCCCGAGCAGTACGACGGACTCGGGCTCGATGCGCTGAGCTACCTCATGGCCCTCGAGGAGATCTCCACCCACGACGCATCGGTGGGCGTGATGATGAGCGTGCACAACTCGCTCCCCACGCAGATGATCCTGAACTACGGCAGCGAGGCGCAGAAGCAGCGCTGGCTGCCGCCGATGGCGCGCGGGGAACTGCTCGGCGCCTTCGCGCTCTCCGAGCCGGGCGCCGGCAGTGATGCCAGCTCGCTCACCACGCAGGCCGTGCGCGATGGGGACGACTGGATCATCACCGGCAGCAAGAGCTGGGTCACGTCAGGCACCCACGCCGGCGTGATCCTCTGCATGGCGCGCACCGACACGCCCGATGCGCGCAAGGGCAGCAAGGGCATCTCGACCTTCATCCTCACCCCGGACCTGCCGGGCTTCGCCGTCGGCCGGAAGGAGGAGAAGCTCGGCATGCGGGCCAGCCCCACCGTGATGCTGAACTTCGATGGGATGCGCGTGCCCGGTGACCGGCTCGTCGGCGCGGAGGGGATGGGGTTCATCTACGCCATGCAGTCGCTCGACCACGGGCGCCTTGGCATCGCCGCGCAGTCGCTCGGCATCGCCACCGCGGCCGCCGAGGCGGCGCGGGCCTACGCTGGCGAACGGAGGCAGTTCGACACGCCGATCAAGGACTTCCAGGCCGTCCAGTTCAAGCTGGCCGACATGGCCAGCCGCATCACCGCCGCGCGCGCCCTGCTGCACGCCACCGCGCGCGCCAAGGATGCCGGCCAGCCCATCACGCAGTACGGCGCCATGTGCAAGCTGCTCGCCAGCGAGACGGCCATGTGGACCACCACCAACGCCATCCAGGTGTTCGGCGGGTACGGCTACGTGTCCGACTATCCTGTCGAGCGCCTGTTCCGCGACGCCAAGGTCACCGAGATCTACGAAGGCACCTCCGAAGTGCAGCGCATCGTCATCGCCCGCGAGCTCTATCCCCGCACCTGA
- a CDS encoding Glu/Leu/Phe/Val dehydrogenase, giving the protein MKLFDTISAMGHEQLVLAHDKSTGYRGIIAIHDTTLGPALGGTRFWNYASDEEAIIDALRLARGMTYKNAVAGLNLGGGKSVIIGDNRTPNREMIFRAHGRFVDSLGGRYVTAEDVGTGTLDMDFVHMETNYVAGLHNASGDPSPVTARGVFRAMQATAKYRWGSDDLSGRTVAIQGCGNVGYNLARELAAVGAILIVADIDAERVKRVVSETGARAVSVAELLQQDADIFAPCALGGGLNDETIPQLRVELVVGAANNQLLENRHGDMLVERGITYAPDYVVNAGGVINVYGELAGWDRSRALRKADEIYQTILGVFDIARADGVTSHVAADRLAERRIQSVRGMVRTWPPFPNKSEA; this is encoded by the coding sequence ATGAAGCTCTTCGACACGATTTCCGCGATGGGCCACGAGCAGCTCGTGCTCGCCCACGACAAGTCCACCGGCTATCGCGGCATCATCGCGATCCACGACACCACCCTCGGCCCTGCGCTCGGCGGCACCCGCTTCTGGAACTACGCCAGTGACGAGGAGGCCATAATCGACGCGCTGCGGCTGGCCCGTGGGATGACCTACAAGAACGCCGTGGCCGGCCTGAACCTCGGTGGCGGCAAGAGCGTGATCATCGGCGACAACCGCACCCCGAATCGCGAGATGATCTTCCGCGCCCACGGCCGCTTCGTGGACTCGCTCGGCGGCCGGTACGTGACCGCCGAGGACGTGGGCACCGGCACGCTGGACATGGACTTCGTGCACATGGAGACGAACTACGTCGCCGGCCTGCACAACGCCTCGGGTGACCCGTCGCCGGTGACGGCGCGCGGTGTGTTCCGCGCCATGCAGGCCACCGCGAAGTACCGCTGGGGCAGCGATGACCTCTCCGGCCGCACCGTGGCCATCCAGGGGTGCGGCAACGTCGGGTACAACCTGGCCCGCGAGCTGGCGGCCGTCGGTGCCATCCTGATCGTGGCCGACATCGACGCCGAGCGGGTGAAGCGGGTGGTGAGCGAGACCGGGGCGCGGGCCGTGTCGGTGGCCGAGCTGCTCCAGCAGGACGCCGACATCTTCGCCCCCTGTGCGCTGGGCGGCGGGCTGAACGACGAGACCATTCCCCAGCTCCGGGTGGAGCTGGTGGTCGGGGCGGCCAACAACCAGCTCCTCGAGAACCGCCACGGCGACATGCTGGTGGAGCGGGGGATCACCTACGCCCCCGACTATGTCGTGAACGCCGGCGGGGTGATCAACGTCTACGGCGAGCTGGCCGGCTGGGACCGCTCCCGGGCCCTCCGGAAGGCTGACGAGATCTACCAGACTATCCTTGGGGTGTTCGATATTGCCCGGGCGGACGGGGTGACCAGTCATGTCGCCGCCGACCGGCTGGCCGAGCGCCGGATCCAGTCCGTCCGCGGCATGGTTCGCACCTGGCCCCCCTTCCCGAACAAGTCCGAGGCCTGA
- the rpiB gene encoding ribose 5-phosphate isomerase B, whose product MAEHIPIGSDHAGFEMKQHLAKALRGMGFDVEDKGTDSDASTDYADYAHPVAREVSSGEAKRGILLCGTGLGMSYAANRWPHVRAAVAWTPEVAKLSREHNDANILVIPARCISDEEGVRILEAWLNTPFDGGRHERRIAKIERATEEGTA is encoded by the coding sequence ATGGCGGAACACATTCCGATCGGCTCCGATCACGCCGGGTTCGAGATGAAGCAGCATCTCGCCAAGGCGTTGCGGGGCATGGGGTTCGACGTCGAGGACAAGGGCACCGACTCGGACGCTTCCACCGACTACGCCGACTACGCCCACCCCGTGGCCCGGGAGGTCTCCTCCGGCGAGGCCAAACGCGGTATCCTGTTGTGCGGAACCGGGCTCGGCATGAGCTATGCAGCCAATCGCTGGCCGCATGTGCGGGCCGCGGTCGCGTGGACCCCCGAGGTGGCGAAGCTGTCGCGCGAGCACAACGACGCGAACATCCTCGTCATCCCCGCGCGTTGCATCAGTGACGAGGAAGGGGTCCGTATTCTCGAGGCATGGCTCAACACACCGTTCGACGGCGGCCGGCACGAACGCCGGATCGCCAAGATCGAACGGGCTACGGAAGAGGGGACGGCGTGA
- a CDS encoding serine hydroxymethyltransferase has translation MQQWNDWDRCPPGAALRAADPEIAGLIESEIVRQNDGIELIASENFVSPAVMEAMGSPLTNKYAEGLPGKRYYGGCEVVDKVEQLAIDRVKQLFGADHANVQAHSGASANAAVFLAFLRPGDTIVGLDLSQGGHLTHGSPVNFSGLNYDAQHYGVTDEGLIDYDAMRRVVREKKPKLLIAGYSAYSRVIDYQAFRDAADEVGALFMVDMAHFAGLAATGVYPNPVPFADVVTTTTHKTLRGPRGGLILCKAQHAKAIDKATFPGTQGGPLEHVIAAKAVAFREALQPEFTEYCRQVVRNAQTLAAELITRGGSIVSGGTDNHLMLMDLRSRGVATLTGKLAENALNHAGITVNKNTVPKETQSPFVTSGIRIGTPAVTTRGMKEPEMHRIADLIDRVLRAPEDEANLRAVHADVKELAAGFPLYPAPVGAGV, from the coding sequence ATGCAGCAGTGGAATGACTGGGATCGTTGCCCACCGGGCGCTGCGCTCCGCGCCGCCGACCCGGAGATCGCCGGGCTGATCGAGTCGGAGATCGTCCGCCAGAATGACGGCATCGAGCTGATCGCGAGTGAGAACTTCGTGTCGCCGGCCGTGATGGAAGCGATGGGGTCGCCGCTCACGAACAAGTACGCCGAGGGCCTGCCGGGCAAGCGCTACTACGGCGGTTGCGAGGTGGTGGACAAGGTCGAGCAGCTCGCCATCGACCGCGTGAAGCAGCTCTTCGGTGCCGACCACGCCAATGTGCAGGCGCACTCGGGCGCGAGCGCGAACGCCGCCGTGTTCCTGGCCTTCCTCAGGCCGGGCGACACGATCGTGGGCCTGGACCTGTCGCAGGGCGGGCACCTCACGCACGGCTCACCGGTGAACTTCTCCGGCCTGAACTACGACGCGCAGCATTACGGCGTGACCGACGAGGGGCTGATCGACTACGACGCCATGCGCCGCGTGGTGCGCGAGAAGAAGCCGAAGCTGCTGATCGCCGGCTACTCGGCGTACTCGCGCGTGATCGACTACCAGGCGTTCCGCGATGCGGCCGACGAGGTCGGCGCGCTGTTCATGGTGGACATGGCGCACTTCGCCGGCCTGGCCGCCACGGGCGTGTACCCGAACCCGGTGCCGTTCGCCGACGTCGTCACCACCACCACCCACAAGACGCTCCGCGGTCCGCGCGGTGGCCTGATCCTCTGCAAGGCGCAGCACGCCAAGGCCATCGACAAGGCCACCTTCCCCGGCACGCAGGGCGGCCCGCTGGAGCACGTGATCGCCGCCAAGGCTGTCGCGTTCCGCGAAGCGCTGCAGCCGGAGTTCACCGAGTACTGCCGGCAGGTCGTGCGCAACGCGCAGACCCTCGCGGCCGAGCTCATCACCCGCGGCGGCTCGATCGTCTCGGGCGGCACCGACAATCACCTGATGCTGATGGACCTGCGCTCGCGCGGGGTGGCGACGCTCACCGGCAAGCTGGCCGAGAACGCGCTGAACCACGCCGGCATCACCGTGAACAAGAACACCGTGCCGAAGGAGACGCAGTCGCCGTTCGTGACCAGCGGCATCCGCATCGGCACGCCGGCGGTGACCACGCGGGGCATGAAGGAGCCGGAGATGCACCGCATCGCCGACCTCATCGACCGTGTGCTCCGCGCCCCGGAGGACGAGGCGAACCTGCGCGCGGTGCATGCCGACGTGAAGGAGCTCGCCGCCGGATTCCCGCTCTATCCGGCGCCGGTCGGCGCCGGCGTCTGA
- a CDS encoding NAD(P)H-hydrate dehydratase — MPESIPVLTAEQSKALDARTIATLPDSFTLMHRAAEAAVRWFDARPERSAAVYVGPGNNGGDGWLVAGLLRALGWNVTVHVAAEPRTPDARRARADAERDGLFAVPTGSEAMLVDAVLGTGASGALRGSVAEAVAEMRHRAQPVVAIDMPSGLDATTGADNGADNGADNGAVPCAHTLSFGSVKRGQLLRRDLVGELHVLGIGLLAADHGTPHVMQAAMVDEWLPHLSPDAWKGTRGRVAIVGGDDGMAGAVILAARGAHASGAGMVRADVSAASATALQVAVPFATVFTRPAHDLGAADLSWPDVMVIGPGLDGATGAARRRVRDGLLRLLHAYAGPVVLDAGALTAFAWQEGAAADDGDDARADCADPLDALRFALRGRPALLTPHVGEFTRLFAPGTAPTDPFAAPLVLAHRLNATVLLKGVPTVIADPDGTTLVSASGNPALAMGGSGDVLAGIAGALMGQGITPLRAGAMAAFVHGTAAERSVQYHSGWRGVTMDLFLQELSRTWPAIVSDGARAPRLSHQLLCLPAVPTR; from the coding sequence ATGCCCGAGTCTATCCCGGTCCTGACGGCGGAGCAGTCGAAGGCACTGGACGCGCGGACGATCGCGACGCTGCCGGACTCGTTCACGCTGATGCATCGCGCCGCCGAGGCTGCGGTGCGGTGGTTCGACGCGCGCCCGGAGCGGAGCGCGGCCGTGTACGTCGGGCCGGGCAACAACGGCGGCGACGGATGGCTGGTGGCGGGTCTGCTGCGCGCGCTCGGATGGAACGTCACGGTGCACGTGGCGGCTGAGCCGCGCACTCCGGACGCCCGTCGTGCCCGCGCCGACGCCGAACGCGACGGGCTGTTCGCCGTGCCGACTGGCAGCGAGGCGATGCTCGTCGACGCGGTGCTCGGCACCGGTGCCAGTGGCGCGCTCCGCGGCAGTGTGGCGGAGGCCGTCGCGGAGATGCGTCACCGCGCGCAGCCCGTGGTCGCCATCGACATGCCCTCCGGCCTCGATGCCACCACCGGCGCCGACAACGGTGCCGACAACGGTGCCGACAACGGTGCCGTGCCGTGTGCCCACACACTCAGCTTCGGCAGCGTGAAGCGCGGACAGCTGCTGCGCCGCGACCTCGTGGGTGAGCTGCATGTGCTGGGCATCGGGCTCCTGGCGGCCGATCACGGGACCCCGCACGTGATGCAGGCCGCCATGGTCGACGAGTGGCTTCCGCACCTGTCGCCCGACGCCTGGAAGGGCACCCGCGGCCGCGTCGCCATCGTCGGCGGTGACGACGGCATGGCCGGCGCGGTGATCCTGGCGGCACGCGGGGCGCACGCCAGTGGTGCCGGGATGGTGCGTGCCGACGTGAGCGCGGCCTCGGCCACGGCGCTGCAGGTGGCCGTGCCGTTCGCCACCGTGTTCACCCGGCCTGCACATGACCTGGGCGCCGCCGACCTGTCGTGGCCTGACGTGATGGTCATAGGGCCCGGCCTGGACGGTGCCACCGGGGCGGCACGACGGCGCGTGCGGGATGGCCTGCTGCGCCTGCTGCACGCGTACGCCGGTCCCGTCGTGCTCGATGCCGGTGCGCTGACGGCGTTCGCCTGGCAGGAGGGTGCCGCCGCGGATGATGGCGACGATGCGCGGGCGGATTGCGCTGATCCGCTCGATGCGCTGCGGTTCGCGTTGCGTGGCCGGCCGGCGCTGCTCACGCCGCATGTCGGGGAATTCACGCGCCTGTTCGCACCCGGGACCGCGCCCACCGACCCGTTCGCGGCGCCACTGGTGCTCGCGCACCGCCTGAATGCCACAGTGCTGCTGAAAGGTGTGCCGACCGTGATCGCCGACCCCGACGGCACCACGCTCGTGTCGGCCAGCGGCAACCCCGCACTCGCGATGGGTGGCAGTGGTGATGTGCTCGCCGGCATCGCCGGTGCATTGATGGGGCAGGGTATCACGCCGCTGCGCGCCGGTGCGATGGCGGCGTTCGTGCACGGCACGGCCGCGGAGCGCTCGGTTCAGTATCATTCAGGGTGGCGTGGCGTGACGATGGACCTGTTCCTGCAGGAGCTGTCGCGCACCTGGCCCGCCATCGTGTCCGACGGCGCGCGCGCACCGCGCCTGTCGCACCAGCTCCTGTGCCTTCCCGCCGTGCCCACTCGATGA